One Thalassospira marina DNA window includes the following coding sequences:
- a CDS encoding mannose-1-phosphate guanylyltransferase: MVILNNDISPIVLCGGSGTRLWPLSRRDYSKQFVSLIGGRSLLEMTFSRLKPFGSIVAIGSEAQRFLVDEAAGLAGCDVTQVLEPFARDTAPAMALGALAVGKANDLLLFCPADHFIPDDEAFVEMVQGAAPAAAEGKIVTFGVVPHAPSTAYGYIEMGEKLENGCFQSRGFLEKPGIERATQFLASGKHVWNAGIFLVRRDVLTDALATFAPTTLKACEEAISHHSKDGRFIRPDAAAFANAEAKSIDYAVMEKAENVVVCPFSGSWSDVGSWNALADLNPADEAGNSAGGATGNVKAIATENTFVHADPNRLVVTVGVKDLIVVDTPDAVMITT, translated from the coding sequence GTGGTCATTTTAAATAATGATATTTCCCCAATCGTCTTATGTGGTGGTTCTGGGACACGTTTATGGCCGTTATCACGCCGGGATTACTCAAAGCAGTTTGTGTCCCTGATTGGTGGCAGGTCCCTGTTGGAGATGACTTTTTCCCGGTTAAAGCCTTTCGGGTCAATTGTCGCTATCGGTTCGGAAGCACAGCGTTTTCTGGTTGATGAAGCCGCTGGTCTTGCTGGTTGCGATGTCACGCAGGTGCTTGAACCGTTTGCTCGTGATACAGCCCCTGCGATGGCACTTGGTGCATTGGCGGTTGGCAAAGCAAATGACCTCCTGTTGTTTTGTCCAGCGGACCATTTTATTCCCGATGACGAGGCTTTTGTGGAAATGGTGCAAGGTGCGGCACCAGCGGCGGCCGAAGGCAAAATCGTAACGTTCGGTGTTGTGCCGCATGCGCCAAGTACGGCTTATGGCTATATTGAAATGGGTGAAAAGCTAGAGAATGGCTGTTTTCAGTCACGTGGCTTTTTGGAAAAACCCGGTATTGAACGGGCAACGCAATTTCTGGCATCGGGAAAGCATGTCTGGAATGCCGGGATTTTTCTGGTGCGCCGGGATGTTTTGACGGACGCCCTTGCGACATTTGCACCAACAACTCTGAAAGCCTGCGAAGAGGCGATCAGCCATCATTCAAAAGACGGACGGTTTATTCGTCCTGACGCCGCAGCCTTTGCCAATGCCGAAGCGAAAAGCATCGATTATGCAGTGATGGAAAAGGCCGAGAATGTCGTCGTCTGTCCCTTTTCCGGAAGCTGGAGCGATGTGGGCAGCTGGAATGCCCTGGCTGATCTTAATCCGGCGGATGAAGCTGGCAATAGCGCGGGTGGCGCGACTGGCAACGTAAAAGCCATTGCGACAGAAAATACATTTGTACATGCGGACCCGAACCGCCTTGTTGTCACCGTTGGTGTCAAAGACCTGATTGTTGTTGATACGCCAGACGCTGTCATGATCACCACATGA
- a CDS encoding metallophosphoesterase family protein, which yields MFGWFGKKNKPTQSAAKPAGNRRVGLDDASVPEAIVAYAIGDIHGRADLLEQKLTKILADPVKEGQKKTIIYLGDLVDRGLKSRQVIDLILSHEDQDIDQVWLMGNHEEFMVRFLDDAPNSLEWLTYGGAETLLSYNVSVAAGAFNAEKAIKVSEDLNAAMQAAGHDRFFTRFRDSFELGDYLFVHAGIDPERPIAGQGPEILRWIREPFLSFSGALPKVVVHGHTVTEEPTVRNHRIGLDTGAYYSNKLTCLRLEGRDYRFV from the coding sequence ATGTTTGGGTGGTTCGGCAAAAAGAACAAGCCGACGCAATCGGCTGCAAAGCCTGCTGGTAATCGCAGGGTTGGGCTGGATGATGCATCCGTGCCGGAGGCAATTGTGGCTTATGCCATTGGCGATATCCATGGCCGTGCCGACCTGCTTGAACAAAAGCTTACTAAAATTCTGGCAGACCCGGTGAAAGAGGGACAGAAAAAGACGATCATTTATCTGGGCGATCTGGTGGATCGCGGGCTTAAAAGCCGGCAGGTGATTGATCTTATTTTAAGTCATGAGGATCAGGACATCGATCAGGTGTGGCTGATGGGCAACCATGAAGAATTCATGGTCAGGTTTCTTGATGATGCACCCAATAGCCTGGAATGGCTGACCTATGGTGGCGCTGAAACATTGCTAAGCTACAATGTGTCGGTTGCGGCGGGTGCATTTAATGCCGAAAAGGCAATCAAGGTATCGGAAGATTTGAATGCGGCGATGCAGGCCGCCGGGCATGACCGCTTCTTTACGCGTTTTCGCGATAGTTTCGAGCTTGGAGACTATCTGTTTGTTCATGCCGGGATTGATCCCGAACGGCCGATTGCAGGCCAGGGGCCAGAGATTTTGCGCTGGATCCGCGAACCGTTTTTAAGCTTTTCCGGGGCTTTGCCAAAGGTTGTGGTGCACGGTCACACTGTGACCGAAGAGCCAACCGTGCGTAATCATCGCATCGGCCTTGATACCGGGGCCTATTATTCCAATAAACTGACCTGTTTACGCCTTGAGGGCCGTGATTACAGGTTTGTTTGA
- the kdgD gene encoding 5-dehydro-4-deoxyglucarate dehydratase produces the protein MTPNDLKKALASGLLSFPATVFNDDYSFNEGRYREQVAWQSGFGASALFAAGGTGEFFSLAPDEVVDVVRAAKAEAGNTPILSGCGYGAGIAPKLARAAQDAGADGILLLPHYLVGADQEGLFNHIRAVCDAVEIGVIVYNRDNSILLPDTLAKLCDVCPNLIGFKDGAGDIDLVARVCNKMGDRLTYIGGMPTAEVYAQAYKAIGMTTYSSAVFNFMPELAQKFYAAITSDDATTVKALLEDFFYPYVAIRDLGAKRGYAVSIVKAGLKAIGRDPGPVRAPLCDLRPDEYKMLQDLIAKNS, from the coding sequence ATGACCCCTAATGATCTGAAAAAGGCACTGGCTTCGGGCCTGTTATCCTTCCCCGCCACCGTATTTAACGACGATTACAGCTTCAATGAAGGCCGCTACCGTGAACAGGTCGCCTGGCAGTCGGGTTTCGGCGCATCGGCCCTTTTTGCGGCTGGTGGCACGGGTGAATTTTTCTCGCTCGCCCCGGATGAAGTTGTCGATGTTGTCCGTGCAGCCAAAGCCGAAGCTGGCAATACGCCGATCCTTTCAGGTTGCGGTTATGGTGCCGGCATTGCCCCCAAGCTTGCCCGCGCTGCCCAGGATGCCGGGGCTGATGGCATTTTGCTGCTGCCGCATTACCTTGTTGGCGCAGATCAGGAAGGCCTGTTTAACCATATTCGCGCCGTCTGCGATGCCGTTGAAATCGGCGTAATTGTCTATAACCGCGATAACAGCATTCTGCTACCCGACACGCTGGCAAAACTTTGCGATGTCTGCCCGAACCTGATTGGTTTCAAGGATGGCGCCGGTGATATCGACCTGGTCGCACGCGTTTGCAACAAAATGGGCGATCGCCTGACCTATATTGGCGGCATGCCCACCGCCGAAGTTTACGCCCAGGCTTACAAAGCCATTGGCATGACCACTTATTCATCGGCCGTTTTCAACTTCATGCCGGAGCTGGCGCAGAAATTCTATGCTGCCATCACCAGCGATGATGCCACCACGGTCAAAGCCCTGCTGGAAGATTTCTTCTATCCCTATGTCGCCATTCGCGACCTTGGGGCAAAACGCGGCTATGCCGTTTCCATCGTCAAGGCTGGCCTGAAGGCCATTGGCCGTGACCCGGGCCCCGTACGTGCACCTTTGTGCGACCTGCGCCCGGATGAATATAAAATGCTTCAGGACCTGATCGCCAAAAATAGCTGA
- a CDS encoding polysaccharide biosynthesis/export family protein, producing MRKFCGFVFALFMSLMAINAAYAAQPVYTLGSGDKIRITVFGEPDLSGEFEVSGEGQLSLPLIGIVSADGKTLHQLSSDIETKLKDGYLVDPKVSAEVLNYRPFYILGEVKEPGSYPFVNGMSVLNAVALGGGFTYRADKDDILIIRGGDESRKPEKATPETIVLPGDIVRVEERFF from the coding sequence ATGCGTAAATTTTGTGGATTCGTCTTCGCCCTGTTCATGTCGCTTATGGCCATCAATGCTGCCTATGCGGCACAGCCGGTTTATACACTTGGCTCGGGCGACAAGATAAGAATTACGGTATTTGGCGAACCCGACTTATCGGGCGAATTTGAAGTTTCCGGCGAAGGGCAGCTGTCTTTGCCGCTGATCGGCATTGTCAGCGCCGATGGCAAAACCCTGCATCAGCTCAGCAGCGATATCGAAACCAAATTGAAAGATGGCTACCTCGTTGACCCCAAAGTCAGCGCCGAAGTCCTCAATTATCGCCCGTTTTATATTCTGGGCGAAGTCAAGGAACCGGGAAGCTATCCTTTCGTCAATGGCATGAGCGTGCTTAATGCGGTCGCACTGGGCGGCGGCTTTACCTATCGCGCTGATAAGGATGACATTCTGATCATCCGTGGCGGCGATGAAAGCCGCAAACCGGAAAAGGCAACGCCTGAAACAATCGTGCTGCCGGGCGACATTGTCCGTGTCGAAGAACGTTTCTTCTAA
- a CDS encoding outer membrane beta-barrel protein — MKFLKGGLLASVAVGALAVVLPAAAQETVNPDQAVTQRAPEGYEPNGITVGSFRLYPKVEAAEEYNDNIYKSNTNETDDYITKISPGLQLRSNWNRHFLQFEASSEFGIYADTNDNDYADYNLRATGRADATEALKFNGDARMQHLHEDRGGDDVATDAKEPVEYDKLTGVIGGTYKPNRFSVGLTGTVDDYDYDDNSTIGGGTDNNDDRDRTETKGEVRFGYEIQTGYEAFIKSSVNERDYDSNVDDGGVNRDSSGYKVQAGIAIDLDRLIRADLGVGWMEQDYDDQSLKDVDGYSADARIRWNITELTTLRATASRTINETTTTGASSTIGTAVGLGVDHELLRNLILNADAKYYNSDYQGISREDDKYTYSIGADYKLNRNLFGGIKLTHETRDSTNTVNEYDQNVIMVKVGGQF; from the coding sequence GTGAAATTTCTTAAAGGGGGACTGCTCGCATCCGTAGCAGTTGGCGCATTGGCGGTTGTTCTTCCGGCAGCGGCGCAGGAAACAGTTAATCCTGATCAGGCAGTGACCCAGCGCGCGCCTGAAGGATATGAGCCGAACGGCATTACCGTTGGTTCTTTCCGCCTTTATCCGAAGGTTGAAGCCGCGGAAGAATATAACGACAATATCTACAAGTCGAACACCAACGAAACCGACGATTACATCACCAAGATTTCGCCGGGCCTGCAGTTGCGTTCGAACTGGAACCGTCACTTCCTGCAGTTTGAAGCATCTTCAGAATTCGGCATTTATGCCGATACCAACGACAACGATTATGCTGACTACAATCTTCGTGCAACGGGCCGTGCAGATGCAACCGAAGCCCTTAAATTCAACGGTGATGCACGCATGCAGCACCTGCATGAAGACCGTGGTGGCGACGATGTTGCAACCGATGCCAAAGAACCGGTTGAATATGACAAACTGACCGGCGTTATTGGCGGCACCTACAAGCCCAACCGCTTTAGCGTTGGCCTGACCGGTACGGTTGACGATTACGATTACGACGACAACTCCACCATTGGTGGCGGCACCGACAACAACGATGACCGTGACCGCACCGAAACCAAAGGTGAAGTTCGCTTCGGTTACGAAATCCAGACCGGTTACGAAGCCTTCATCAAAAGCTCGGTCAACGAACGTGATTACGATTCGAACGTTGATGATGGTGGTGTGAACCGTGATTCCAGCGGTTACAAAGTCCAGGCCGGTATCGCCATTGACCTTGACCGCCTGATCCGTGCCGACCTTGGCGTTGGCTGGATGGAACAGGATTACGATGACCAGTCCCTGAAGGATGTTGATGGTTATTCGGCAGATGCCCGCATTCGCTGGAACATCACCGAGCTGACCACGCTGCGCGCAACCGCATCGCGTACCATCAACGAAACCACCACAACCGGTGCATCGTCGACAATCGGTACTGCAGTTGGTCTTGGTGTGGATCACGAACTGCTTCGCAACCTGATCCTGAATGCCGATGCGAAATATTACAACTCTGACTACCAGGGTATTTCGCGCGAAGACGACAAATACACCTATTCCATTGGCGCGGATTACAAACTCAATCGCAACCTCTTTGGCGGCATCAAGCTGACCCATGAAACCCGCGATTCGACCAACACCGTCAATGAATATGATCAGAATGTGATTATGGTAAAGGTCGGCGGCCAGTTCTAA
- a CDS encoding class I SAM-dependent methyltransferase — translation MATNIESIDGYTWENSSHENSHSYILPAINKIISEHASKKKNKLKIFDLGCGNGSLTHQLSQLGYDVCGVDPSQEGISIANQEFPHLKLTQGSAYDDLAKQYGTFDIVVSIEVVEHVYAPRIYAKTLHNLVSEKGCAIISTPYHGYWKNLAIALLGRFDKHFTALWDHGHIKFWSINTLDQLLKEAGFSDIKYHRVGRIPALAKSMIAVCYK, via the coding sequence ATGGCAACAAATATTGAGTCTATCGATGGATATACATGGGAAAACTCATCCCATGAAAACTCTCACAGTTATATCTTACCTGCTATTAATAAAATTATTTCCGAACACGCATCAAAGAAAAAAAATAAATTAAAAATTTTTGACCTTGGATGTGGCAATGGTTCATTAACACACCAGCTTTCTCAACTTGGATATGACGTTTGCGGGGTAGACCCCTCCCAAGAAGGAATTTCGATCGCAAACCAAGAATTCCCACACCTAAAATTGACGCAAGGCTCCGCTTATGATGATCTAGCAAAACAATATGGAACTTTTGATATTGTCGTCAGCATCGAAGTTGTAGAGCATGTCTATGCACCGCGCATCTATGCTAAGACTTTACACAATTTGGTTAGTGAAAAAGGTTGCGCAATTATCAGCACCCCATACCACGGTTATTGGAAAAATCTCGCTATAGCCTTACTGGGAAGATTTGATAAACACTTCACTGCCTTATGGGATCATGGTCACATCAAGTTCTGGTCCATAAATACACTTGACCAATTGCTGAAAGAGGCCGGATTTTCTGATATTAAATATCACCGAGTCGGGAGGATACCTGCATTGGCCAAAAGCATGATAGCGGTTTGCTATAAATAA
- a CDS encoding GumC family protein has translation MSNSTTSSTVTANAQAEEKRSRLKSLANSFTPNNDNDEIDLQELLRTLWRRKSVIFSIVVLLTVLVTLVVFQIAPKYTAATNVIIDGRKNQVVDIESVMSGVSSEMGALLSEVEVIKSSSLIRRVVTDLNLEKDPEFNAELREVPWYKTLLKPETYVGDDFLVSIGLKKPEVLLSETEQAEERTNRVINNVKEHMDVSIVGRSQVIAISFTSTNARKASLIANTIADQYIVDQLEAKFEATRRATSWLNDRLASLRDKVQVSEGAVQAYRESISSQVGQGSKLTEQQISELNSQLILAQANRAEAQARLNQVQRLLGNTADLSSAAEVLNSPLIQRLRDQEAELLRKVSELESRYGSRHPAMIKARAELTDLRGSIEREVRKIAQSLKNEVGVAQARVSTLQQSLNSLESKNNTQNQAEIRLRELEREANANRLLYENFLNRFKETNSQEDLQQADARIISRAEVPVDPSAPKKQLIIAVAFVGSIFLGVVLVFVLEQLDNSFRSTEQLEQIAGVPGIGMIPLLTGNLLGKTDVGRFPTHKPGSATTESVRSLRTSLMLSNVDNPPRIVGITSTVPSEGKSTLAAWLAQVTSNSGQRTLLVDCDLRRPTVHKTFGADNKHSLVELLADECTIDQAIKKDEETGLYLLPAKVTQANALDLLSSSHMQTTLMALREHFDFIVLDAPPILAVSDSKVIGLMADKMLYVVKWDSTPRGLVKAGLKETTEAGIDLAGAVLTQVNVKKHAKYGYGDYGYYYGRYKDYYAKG, from the coding sequence TTGAGCAACTCCACCACCTCATCGACCGTAACTGCGAATGCGCAGGCGGAAGAAAAACGGTCGCGACTGAAATCGCTGGCCAACAGCTTTACACCCAATAACGATAACGACGAAATCGACCTGCAGGAACTTCTGCGCACGCTTTGGCGTCGCAAAAGCGTTATTTTCTCGATCGTCGTTTTGCTGACGGTTCTGGTCACGCTCGTCGTTTTCCAGATCGCGCCAAAATATACCGCTGCAACCAATGTCATTATCGATGGCCGAAAAAACCAGGTTGTCGATATTGAAAGCGTGATGAGCGGCGTATCATCCGAAATGGGTGCATTGCTGAGCGAAGTGGAAGTGATCAAATCCAGCTCGCTGATCCGCCGGGTGGTCACTGACCTTAACCTTGAAAAAGACCCGGAATTCAATGCCGAGCTTCGCGAAGTTCCCTGGTATAAAACCCTTCTCAAGCCGGAAACCTATGTCGGTGATGATTTTCTGGTTTCCATAGGTTTGAAAAAACCCGAAGTCCTGCTTAGCGAGACCGAACAGGCCGAAGAACGCACCAACCGTGTGATCAACAATGTCAAAGAGCATATGGATGTCAGCATTGTTGGCCGTTCCCAGGTCATTGCCATCAGCTTCACCTCGACCAATGCCCGCAAGGCATCGCTGATCGCCAATACCATTGCCGATCAATATATCGTCGATCAGCTGGAAGCAAAATTCGAGGCCACCCGCCGCGCCACCTCGTGGCTGAATGACCGTCTCGCCTCGCTTCGCGATAAAGTCCAGGTATCGGAAGGTGCTGTTCAGGCGTATCGGGAATCAATTTCAAGTCAGGTTGGCCAGGGCTCCAAGCTCACCGAACAGCAGATTTCCGAGCTCAACTCCCAGCTTATTCTGGCCCAGGCCAACCGGGCCGAAGCCCAGGCGCGCTTAAACCAGGTGCAGCGCCTGCTGGGTAACACAGCGGACCTTTCATCCGCCGCCGAAGTTCTGAACTCCCCCCTGATCCAGCGGTTGCGCGACCAGGAAGCGGAACTTTTGCGCAAAGTATCAGAACTTGAATCCCGTTACGGCAGCCGTCACCCGGCCATGATCAAGGCCCGGGCCGAGTTGACCGACCTACGTGGCTCGATCGAGCGTGAAGTTCGCAAGATCGCCCAGAGCCTGAAAAACGAGGTTGGTGTTGCCCAGGCACGTGTCAGCACGCTGCAGCAAAGCCTCAATAGCCTTGAGAGCAAAAACAACACCCAGAACCAGGCTGAAATCCGCCTGCGTGAACTGGAACGCGAAGCAAATGCCAACCGGCTGCTTTACGAAAACTTCCTCAACCGGTTCAAAGAAACCAACAGCCAGGAAGACCTGCAGCAGGCCGATGCCCGCATCATTTCACGCGCCGAAGTCCCGGTTGATCCTTCTGCGCCGAAAAAGCAGCTGATCATTGCTGTTGCGTTTGTTGGTTCCATCTTCCTCGGTGTGGTTCTGGTGTTCGTGCTGGAGCAGCTTGATAACAGCTTCCGCAGTACCGAGCAGCTTGAACAGATTGCCGGTGTACCGGGGATCGGCATGATCCCGCTTCTGACCGGCAACCTGCTGGGCAAAACCGATGTCGGACGGTTTCCAACGCACAAGCCCGGTTCGGCAACAACAGAATCGGTCCGCAGCCTGCGCACCTCGCTGATGCTCTCAAACGTGGATAACCCGCCGCGCATCGTTGGCATTACCTCAACTGTACCTTCCGAAGGTAAATCCACTCTGGCCGCCTGGCTGGCACAGGTTACGTCCAATTCCGGTCAGCGCACGCTTCTGGTGGATTGCGACCTTCGTCGTCCCACGGTGCATAAAACCTTTGGTGCGGATAACAAACACAGCCTTGTTGAACTGCTTGCCGATGAATGCACCATCGACCAGGCGATCAAGAAAGACGAGGAAACCGGTCTTTACCTGCTGCCGGCCAAGGTCACACAGGCCAATGCGCTTGATCTTCTGTCCTCAAGCCATATGCAGACAACCCTGATGGCACTTCGCGAGCATTTCGATTTCATCGTGCTTGATGCGCCGCCAATCCTTGCGGTTTCAGACTCCAAGGTCATCGGCCTGATGGCAGATAAAATGCTTTATGTCGTTAAATGGGACAGCACGCCGCGCGGTCTTGTCAAGGCTGGGCTTAAAGAAACCACCGAAGCCGGGATCGACCTTGCCGGTGCGGTGCTGACCCAGGTCAATGTCAAGAAGCACGCCAAATATGGCTATGGTGATTACGGCTATTATTACGGCCGTTACAAAGACTATTACGCCAAGGGATAA
- a CDS encoding sugar nucleotide-binding protein — MARSKYNFIRKRIYIAGHIGMVGSALVRRLEQEDCAIVACNRGELDLMDQAVVKNWLMQ, encoded by the coding sequence ATGGCCAGGTCGAAATATAATTTCATCCGAAAACGGATTTACATTGCAGGGCATATCGGCATGGTTGGATCCGCATTGGTGCGCCGGTTGGAACAGGAAGACTGTGCAATTGTTGCATGTAATCGGGGTGAGTTGGATCTTATGGATCAGGCTGTAGTTAAAAACTGGTTGATGCAGTAG
- a CDS encoding O-antigen ligase family protein has product MADRAFAAGNGGKKVARLLRRIVFWGLLALVALAPLPFGSNLPWAWSLLSLWVGILVVLDAIACLMSPPEGERRFYTRIKIPMILFFIVVAWIIVQATPGIVPAIAHPIWAEASAQLGIELAPRVTIAPDLTWDALMVLLAYAGVFWLSARYGRKRENASTMLKFFVLVSTVYAVYGLIVYFGGWETVFWYDKTAYRGDLTSTFINRNSYATYAAIGLVASLVYLVKILARDFRDGGTARQITRKMLDGTLVSAWLPLVGVLTTGTALMLTHSRAGFVSGMIGVFVALLCFRFSKMVSPRFGNVMIAGAVLLAVGGFAISGAGLEKRFEYLEGDQQLRLHLYDAVAAAGTQALSTGYGYGTFEPGFRPFKDVKLSPLTWSLAHDSYLEFYFGTGFYGFVILFVIFLVVFYQVTKAIFVARKDSVYLIVGTSVMCIVGAHALTDFSLQIPGMGITFIFVSAAAFSRMTMAEHGRR; this is encoded by the coding sequence ATGGCAGATCGCGCCTTTGCTGCGGGAAATGGAGGGAAGAAAGTGGCACGTCTTTTACGCCGCATCGTGTTTTGGGGATTGCTCGCACTGGTTGCGCTGGCACCTCTTCCCTTTGGCAGCAACCTTCCCTGGGCCTGGTCTTTATTGTCCTTGTGGGTTGGTATTCTTGTTGTTTTGGATGCGATCGCGTGCCTGATGTCGCCACCGGAGGGCGAACGCCGCTTTTATACCCGCATAAAAATTCCAATGATCCTGTTTTTCATCGTTGTGGCTTGGATCATTGTGCAGGCGACGCCGGGGATTGTTCCCGCCATTGCCCATCCAATCTGGGCGGAAGCCAGTGCCCAACTGGGTATCGAGCTTGCGCCACGCGTCACCATCGCCCCGGACCTGACATGGGACGCCCTGATGGTGCTGCTGGCCTATGCTGGTGTCTTCTGGTTGTCAGCGCGCTATGGTCGCAAACGCGAAAATGCATCGACGATGCTGAAATTCTTTGTGCTGGTCTCAACCGTTTACGCTGTCTATGGCCTCATTGTTTATTTCGGTGGCTGGGAAACGGTGTTTTGGTACGACAAAACCGCCTATCGCGGCGATTTGACCAGCACTTTTATTAACCGCAACAGCTATGCCACCTATGCGGCAATCGGCCTCGTCGCCTCGCTGGTTTACCTCGTTAAAATCCTCGCTCGCGATTTCCGCGATGGCGGCACCGCCCGCCAGATTACCCGCAAAATGCTTGATGGCACGCTGGTCAGTGCCTGGTTGCCGTTGGTCGGCGTGCTGACCACCGGCACGGCGCTCATGCTCACCCATTCCCGCGCGGGTTTTGTCAGCGGTATGATCGGCGTGTTTGTCGCTCTTTTATGCTTTCGATTTAGTAAAATGGTATCGCCCCGCTTTGGCAATGTGATGATCGCCGGCGCGGTTTTGTTGGCGGTGGGAGGGTTTGCGATTAGCGGGGCCGGGCTAGAGAAGCGATTTGAGTATCTTGAAGGAGATCAGCAGCTCCGTTTACATCTTTATGACGCCGTAGCGGCAGCAGGGACACAGGCATTGTCTACGGGCTATGGTTACGGAACTTTTGAGCCCGGATTTCGACCCTTTAAGGATGTGAAATTGAGCCCGCTGACATGGAGCCTTGCTCACGATAGTTACCTGGAGTTTTATTTTGGTACGGGTTTTTATGGGTTTGTGATTCTGTTCGTTATTTTTCTTGTTGTTTTTTATCAGGTTACCAAAGCTATATTTGTAGCTCGTAAAGATAGTGTGTATTTGATTGTTGGTACATCAGTGATGTGTATTGTAGGGGCACATGCCTTGACTGATTTTAGCCTGCAAATTCCTGGAATGGGTATTACGTTTATTTTTGTATCTGCAGCAGCATTTTCACGAATGACTATGGCAGAACATGGTCGGAGGTAA
- a CDS encoding glycosyltransferase family 2 protein yields the protein MIPSIAVIILTYNEEIHLARALDSVASVAHSIHVIDSGSTDSTCAISQKFGAEILTHPFKNYADQFQWALEHISTNASWILRLDADEIIEPDLAARIRTELPHVTADISGISFDRKHIFLGRFIRHGGRYPLRLLRLFRRGKGRIEQRWMDEHIVVEEGRTVHFSGGFADHNLNDLTYFTDKHNKYATREAVDVLIRRHSLTTPDEALTAKTSAQQAAWKRQIKEKIYNRLPLWIGPIAYFIYRYIWQLGFLDGKEGLIYHGLQGLWYRFLVGAKVEELDLALRSCKDKDKKKEILKIRTGLKIFETNMDNIKNGNKY from the coding sequence ATGATCCCATCTATTGCAGTAATCATCCTCACCTATAACGAAGAAATCCATCTGGCACGCGCACTGGACAGCGTGGCATCCGTTGCCCACTCGATACATGTAATTGATTCTGGTTCCACGGATTCCACATGTGCCATTTCCCAGAAATTCGGGGCAGAAATACTTACTCATCCATTTAAAAATTATGCAGACCAATTCCAGTGGGCATTAGAGCATATTTCCACCAATGCATCCTGGATTTTACGACTCGATGCAGATGAGATTATCGAACCAGATCTAGCTGCTCGTATCCGAACAGAACTACCCCATGTTACAGCGGATATTTCCGGCATTAGTTTTGATAGAAAACACATTTTTTTAGGCCGTTTTATTCGTCATGGCGGACGTTATCCGCTGCGGCTTTTACGCCTTTTTCGGCGAGGAAAAGGCCGGATCGAACAGAGGTGGATGGATGAGCATATTGTCGTTGAAGAAGGAAGGACAGTGCATTTCTCGGGCGGCTTTGCAGATCATAATCTCAATGACCTCACCTATTTTACAGACAAGCATAACAAATACGCTACCCGCGAGGCAGTAGACGTCTTAATCCGCCGCCATAGTCTCACCACACCAGACGAAGCCCTCACCGCAAAGACATCTGCTCAGCAAGCGGCATGGAAACGTCAAATCAAAGAGAAAATCTATAATCGTCTTCCCTTGTGGATAGGACCAATCGCCTATTTCATCTATCGTTACATTTGGCAATTAGGCTTCCTTGACGGAAAAGAAGGTCTAATTTACCACGGTCTACAAGGACTGTGGTATCGCTTTCTTGTTGGTGCCAAGGTAGAAGAGTTGGATCTAGCCTTACGTTCATGCAAAGATAAAGATAAAAAAAAGGAAATACTAAAAATAAGAACAGGATTGAAAATTTTTGAAACCAACATGGATAATATTAAAAATGGCAACAAATATTGA